From the Desertibacillus haloalkaliphilus genome, one window contains:
- a CDS encoding TraB/GumN family protein: MAEENITRIHMDGKELILIGTAHVSKQSAEQVKEVIEAEQPDSVCVELDEQRYKSITEGDKWKEMDIFKVIKEKKATLLLMNLMISSFQKRMAKQIGIKPGQEMIQGIESAKEIDADLVLADRNIQITFARIWHGIGLFGKAKLMMQMFASIFSNESVSEQELEKMKSEDMLNSMLQDFTNTFPRLKTPLIDERDQYLAQKIKEAPGEKVVAVLGAAHVPGIKEQIHQDHDLTTITQLPPKSKAPKVIAWMIPLMILSIIAYTFYANPSAGFQQTISWVLWNGSFSAIGAALAFAHPLSVVTAFIIAPLSSLNPLMAAGWFAGFVQAYVRRPNVGDFETLAEDVYSVKGFWGNKVTRILLVVVLTNLGSTLGTVIGGADVLRLFFENL, from the coding sequence ATGGCTGAAGAAAATATTACGCGAATCCATATGGATGGTAAGGAATTAATTCTTATTGGTACGGCCCATGTTTCGAAGCAAAGTGCTGAGCAGGTTAAGGAAGTCATTGAAGCAGAACAGCCTGATTCAGTTTGCGTAGAGTTAGATGAGCAGCGGTATAAGTCAATCACTGAGGGTGATAAATGGAAAGAGATGGACATCTTTAAGGTTATAAAGGAGAAAAAGGCAACACTTTTGCTGATGAATCTGATGATTTCCTCATTTCAAAAACGAATGGCGAAACAGATTGGTATCAAACCTGGACAAGAAATGATTCAAGGGATTGAATCTGCAAAAGAGATTGATGCTGACCTTGTTCTTGCCGACCGAAACATCCAAATCACGTTTGCCCGTATTTGGCACGGAATTGGCTTATTCGGGAAAGCAAAACTGATGATGCAAATGTTTGCGAGTATCTTTTCAAATGAAAGCGTTTCTGAACAGGAGCTTGAAAAGATGAAGTCTGAGGATATGCTTAATTCGATGCTCCAAGACTTCACAAACACGTTCCCGAGATTAAAAACACCTCTAATTGATGAGCGTGACCAATATCTAGCGCAGAAAATAAAAGAAGCTCCAGGAGAAAAGGTGGTCGCTGTACTTGGGGCGGCACACGTTCCAGGGATTAAAGAGCAAATACATCAAGACCATGATCTAACAACAATTACGCAACTTCCACCGAAATCAAAAGCACCTAAAGTCATCGCTTGGATGATTCCACTCATGATTTTATCGATTATCGCTTATACGTTTTATGCCAATCCTAGTGCGGGTTTTCAACAAACGATTAGCTGGGTATTATGGAATGGCTCGTTTTCAGCCATTGGTGCAGCACTTGCATTTGCTCATCCTTTATCGGTTGTGACTGCGTTTATCATAGCACCATTAAGCTCATTGAATCCACTCATGGCTGCTGGTTGGTTTGCCGGATTTGTGCAAGCATATGTGCGTCGCCCTAATGTTGGAGACTTCGAAACGTTAGCGGAAGATGTATATAGTGTAAAAGGTTTTTGGGGTAATAAAGTGACAAGAATCCTTCTTGTCGTTGTTTTGACGAATCTAGGGAGTACATTGGGTACTGTAATTGGTGGAGCCGATGTATTACGTTTGTTTTTTGAAAACTTATAA
- a CDS encoding ParM/StbA family protein, which yields MNNTRTAAIDVGNDSVKAIFGKMDHELYIPNVIALDTEDRPIIGIEDLNDKDPLEGIHIRVHSPALKENNAIYRVGNLATKSDNATEIDFGSSKSEEDQTLVMLFASLALDAVRDENQDLFRRNNNVVDANYTLGTGLPLREVKEGKDVGYRSQLLSSVHQVEFLVTPKYRGLKVNLSFDEIKVYPEGFAAYINLVMDNNLNIINRDLVDKRILIQDIGGLSTDIAVIKNRNVDDDKAQGYNIGVSESLEAIREEIRSKHGVELDSRRDVVEIITKKNDRNHIMVKGSRTSVHDITDRILLELAKKQYRHLRNTWQKNSQTEICYFVGGGSMVLKEYLKTLNNSLDGYNIAFFEDEKESIWMMANAYYKLVSDFQRKNAKQQQPEKGQDKKKIKN from the coding sequence ATGAATAATACTAGAACTGCTGCAATCGACGTTGGGAATGATTCAGTTAAGGCGATTTTTGGAAAGATGGATCATGAACTATACATACCAAATGTAATCGCACTTGATACTGAGGATCGCCCGATTATTGGTATTGAAGATTTAAATGATAAAGACCCGCTAGAGGGAATTCACATCCGTGTACATTCACCTGCTTTAAAAGAGAACAATGCAATCTATCGTGTTGGAAATCTAGCAACGAAGAGCGACAATGCCACTGAAATAGATTTTGGTAGTAGTAAGTCAGAAGAAGATCAAACATTAGTGATGTTGTTTGCATCATTGGCGCTCGATGCTGTTCGCGATGAGAATCAAGATCTATTCCGCCGTAACAATAATGTTGTTGATGCCAACTACACATTAGGGACGGGTTTGCCGCTTCGTGAAGTGAAAGAGGGCAAAGATGTCGGCTATCGCTCGCAACTGCTTAGTTCTGTTCACCAAGTAGAGTTTTTAGTAACACCTAAGTATCGTGGATTAAAGGTAAATCTAAGCTTCGATGAAATTAAAGTCTATCCTGAAGGCTTTGCTGCTTATATTAATCTAGTGATGGATAATAACTTAAACATTATTAATCGTGATTTAGTAGATAAGCGAATCTTAATTCAAGATATTGGTGGTCTATCTACTGATATTGCGGTTATTAAAAACCGGAATGTCGATGATGATAAAGCGCAGGGGTATAACATTGGTGTTTCGGAATCATTGGAAGCGATTCGTGAGGAAATTCGTAGCAAGCATGGGGTTGAACTAGACTCACGTCGCGATGTTGTTGAAATCATTACAAAGAAAAATGACCGAAATCATATTATGGTTAAAGGTAGCCGTACAAGTGTCCATGATATTACTGATCGTATTTTACTAGAGTTAGCGAAAAAGCAATATCGTCACTTACGTAACACGTGGCAAAAGAATTCACAGACGGAAATTTGCTATTTCGTCGGTGGTGGTTCAATGGTCTTAAAAGAATATTTGAAGACGTTAAATAATAGTTTGGATGGATATAATATTGCGTTCTTTGAAGATGAGAAAGAGAGTATTTGGATGATGGCAAATGCTTATTATAAGTTAGTTTCTGATTTTCAGAGGAAGAACGCGAAACAACAGCAGCCTGAAAAAGGACAGGATAAAAAGAAGATAAAAAACTAA
- a CDS encoding class I SAM-dependent rRNA methyltransferase, producing the protein MRKEIELIVKPKFVNKFKGGYPLIFKEAIFNLNDLKEEGAIVRLVDQNKSFIAKGYYGKQNKGYGWILSRKDNEVIDQAFVRKKLQSAFQQRKHFYEDEGTTAFRVFNGEGDGIGGLTIDYFAGFYLINWYSEGIYAFKDDVVAALTSVTEFKGIYQKKRFNSDGKYIDDDDFVAGERGEFPIIVKENGVNFAIYLNEGAMVGVFLDQRNVRKAIRDHYAEGKSVLNTFSYTGAFSVFAALGGAKKTTSVDLANRSLSKTIEQFSINEIDYEAQDIIVEDVFKYFKFAKKKERVFDLVVLDPPSFARSKKHTFSAAKDYKDLLKEAIAITADGGTVVASTNSSAFGMDKFKGFIDTAFKELKGKYKIIEEFRLPDDFKTLDQFKEGDYLKVVFIKKLKG; encoded by the coding sequence ATGCGTAAAGAAATAGAGTTGATCGTGAAACCGAAATTTGTGAATAAATTTAAGGGTGGCTATCCGCTTATTTTCAAGGAGGCGATTTTTAACCTTAATGACCTAAAAGAGGAAGGGGCAATTGTCCGCCTTGTTGATCAAAATAAGTCTTTTATCGCAAAAGGCTATTATGGAAAGCAGAATAAAGGCTATGGTTGGATTTTAAGTCGCAAAGATAATGAAGTGATTGATCAAGCATTTGTTAGGAAAAAGCTGCAATCGGCTTTTCAGCAGAGAAAGCATTTTTATGAGGATGAGGGGACTACAGCGTTTCGAGTCTTTAATGGTGAGGGAGATGGGATCGGTGGCCTGACGATTGATTATTTTGCTGGATTTTATTTAATTAATTGGTATAGTGAAGGGATTTATGCGTTTAAAGATGATGTCGTCGCTGCGCTTACGAGCGTAACGGAATTCAAAGGAATATATCAAAAGAAACGATTTAATAGTGATGGGAAGTATATTGACGATGATGATTTTGTCGCGGGTGAGCGTGGTGAGTTCCCGATCATTGTTAAAGAGAATGGTGTAAACTTTGCTATTTACTTAAATGAAGGTGCGATGGTTGGTGTATTTTTAGACCAACGGAACGTTCGTAAAGCAATAAGAGACCATTATGCAGAAGGTAAGTCAGTATTAAATACGTTCTCTTATACTGGAGCATTTTCCGTGTTTGCTGCCCTAGGGGGAGCTAAGAAGACAACGAGTGTGGATTTAGCTAACCGTAGTTTGAGCAAGACGATTGAGCAATTTAGTATTAATGAGATTGATTATGAAGCACAAGATATTATTGTTGAAGATGTCTTTAAATACTTTAAGTTTGCGAAAAAGAAGGAACGAGTGTTTGATCTTGTCGTTCTTGATCCGCCGAGTTTTGCACGCTCTAAAAAGCATACCTTTAGTGCCGCGAAAGATTATAAGGACCTGTTAAAAGAAGCGATTGCCATTACAGCTGATGGAGGAACAGTTGTGGCTTCGACAAATAGCAGTGCATTTGGGATGGATAAATTTAAAGGGTTTATTGATACGGCTTTTAAAGAGCTAAAAGGGAAGTATAAAATCATTGAAGAGTTTAGGCTCCCTGATGATTTTAAAACACTTGACCAATTTAAAGAGGGCGATTACTTAAAAGTGGTGTTTATAAAGAAACTAAAAGGATAA
- a CDS encoding fatty acid desaturase family protein has product MKELHTFGWYAARVAPHLPKQAFKPVPSRLIAGSIHLFVAVTGILSIGWFDMHPFFKLAIAIIIGGSFASMGFLGHEILHGTVVRKAWLRNLLGAIAFWPLSTGPRLWRKWHNIEHHKHTQDEHLDPDAWPSMEKFSNSWLLRLVYRIPFPFRAVSSFLSLALTFSVHSMAMFKLYLKEFHPKQRFTVWLQMVLPWVTWIGLLFWLGFADWIFAFLIPLLIANFIVMLYISTNHRLNPLVPVNDPLANSLTVTVPRWVDALHFNFSYHTEHHLFPGLNPKYYPLVKEQIKRMWPERYHEMPLHRAVYSLWRTPRIYYRQDELVDPHRHAVYGSLGNGLNPEEITYRKEDSLEESSVENKNSASN; this is encoded by the coding sequence ATGAAAGAACTTCACACGTTTGGCTGGTATGCAGCTCGTGTAGCACCACATTTACCGAAACAAGCATTTAAACCGGTTCCGTCTCGCTTAATTGCTGGTTCCATTCACCTTTTCGTTGCAGTTACGGGGATCTTGTCGATTGGTTGGTTTGATATGCACCCTTTTTTCAAACTTGCAATTGCTATTATCATTGGAGGAAGTTTTGCTTCGATGGGCTTTTTAGGTCATGAGATTTTACACGGTACGGTTGTTAGAAAGGCTTGGCTTCGCAACCTATTAGGAGCGATAGCATTTTGGCCGCTAAGTACAGGGCCACGACTATGGCGAAAGTGGCACAATATTGAGCACCATAAGCATACTCAGGACGAACATCTTGATCCTGATGCATGGCCAAGTATGGAGAAGTTCTCAAACAGTTGGCTTCTTCGATTAGTTTATCGTATTCCATTTCCATTTCGTGCCGTGTCGAGCTTTTTATCATTGGCATTAACATTTTCAGTTCATTCAATGGCAATGTTTAAGTTATATTTGAAAGAGTTCCATCCAAAGCAACGGTTCACTGTATGGTTGCAAATGGTGTTACCTTGGGTGACATGGATTGGATTGTTATTTTGGCTTGGTTTTGCAGATTGGATTTTCGCATTTCTAATTCCGCTGTTGATTGCTAATTTTATTGTGATGTTGTATATCTCAACGAACCACCGCCTAAACCCGCTTGTTCCAGTCAATGATCCATTGGCCAATAGCTTAACGGTGACTGTGCCACGCTGGGTGGATGCGCTTCACTTTAATTTTTCGTATCATACCGAGCATCATCTCTTTCCAGGGTTGAATCCGAAGTATTATCCGTTAGTCAAAGAACAGATTAAACGGATGTGGCCAGAGAGATATCATGAAATGCCTTTGCATCGAGCGGTCTATTCCTTGTGGCGAACACCAAGGATTTATTATCGACAAGATGAACTCGTCGACCCCCATCGCCATGCCGTATACGGTTCTTTAGGAAATGGGTTAAACCCGGAAGAAATTACGTATCGAAAAGAAGATTCATTAGAAGAATCGTCAGTAGAAAACAAAAATAGTGCTTCAAATTAA
- the ybaK gene encoding Cys-tRNA(Pro) deacylase, with amino-acid sequence MKVKKTNAMRILDAEQIEYNVITYESKDGKIDGASVANKVGMDPAVVYKTLVACGSEGNYVFVIPVEAELDLKKAAKAAGEKKIELIPVKDIQAITGYIRGGCSPIGMKRLFPTYIDESVHEREQVVVSGGKIGVQIEITTFELIAVTKAEVVVIAK; translated from the coding sequence ATGAAAGTAAAGAAAACGAATGCGATGAGAATTCTTGATGCGGAGCAGATTGAATATAACGTCATAACATATGAAAGCAAGGATGGAAAGATTGATGGCGCCTCTGTTGCCAACAAAGTTGGTATGGATCCAGCTGTCGTCTATAAAACGTTAGTTGCGTGTGGAAGTGAAGGGAATTATGTTTTCGTTATTCCGGTTGAGGCAGAATTAGATTTAAAAAAAGCAGCAAAAGCAGCTGGGGAGAAAAAAATAGAGTTAATTCCGGTGAAAGATATACAAGCGATCACTGGTTATATACGTGGTGGTTGTTCACCGATAGGGATGAAGAGGTTGTTTCCTACATATATCGATGAGAGTGTTCATGAACGAGAGCAGGTTGTCGTGAGTGGTGGGAAAATAGGGGTTCAAATAGAGATAACTACTTTTGAATTAATTGCGGTTACGAAGGCAGAAGTGGTGGTAATTGCTAAGTGA
- the glnA gene encoding type I glutamate--ammonia ligase, whose amino-acid sequence MAISVPTQESLLAEIKETIETKNVELLHLQFVDLEGTLKHVTTTVEKLDDVVEGKTMFDGSSITGFSPINKSDLYLQPDLTTFAVLPWSVEEDYAEGRFLCSVTNPDGSDFEGDPRNVLKKTVKKAEDKGYSISIGPELEFFLFETDEKGRPTTETQDFAGYFEPSPHDYGEKVRLEIYRTLKQMGFTIEASHHEVAEGQHEINFKYADALGAADLATTYKWVVKTVAKQFGLHASFMPKPIAGANGNGMHTNISLFDIEKGENAFYDESDGRELSETAYQFIGGLIDNVKDFVAVINPLVNSYKRLVPGYEAPCYIAWSASNRSALIRIPATRGAGTRVEIRCPDPSANPYLAFATVASAGLDGVERNVTAPEEVVDDIFSMSDAELTERGIENLPPSLDAALDALEEGRIGKETLGDHVFNEYMELKRAEWDSFRTAVHGWELENYQTKF is encoded by the coding sequence ATGGCAATTTCAGTACCGACTCAGGAAAGTTTATTAGCGGAAATTAAGGAAACAATTGAAACAAAAAATGTTGAGTTATTACACCTACAATTTGTTGATCTTGAAGGGACATTAAAGCATGTGACGACAACGGTAGAAAAGCTAGATGATGTTGTTGAAGGAAAAACAATGTTTGATGGTTCTTCAATCACTGGTTTCTCGCCAATTAATAAATCAGACTTATATTTACAACCAGATTTAACGACGTTCGCTGTTCTACCTTGGTCTGTTGAAGAAGATTACGCTGAGGGACGGTTCTTGTGCAGCGTAACAAACCCAGACGGAAGCGATTTCGAAGGTGACCCACGTAATGTCTTAAAAAAAACCGTGAAGAAAGCCGAAGATAAAGGTTATTCAATCAGTATTGGACCAGAGCTAGAGTTTTTCTTATTCGAGACAGATGAAAAAGGTCGTCCGACAACAGAAACACAAGATTTTGCTGGATATTTTGAACCATCACCGCATGATTATGGTGAAAAAGTTCGTTTAGAAATTTACCGCACGTTAAAACAGATGGGCTTTACGATCGAAGCGTCTCACCATGAGGTGGCAGAAGGTCAGCATGAAATTAACTTTAAATATGCCGATGCGCTAGGTGCAGCAGATTTAGCGACAACGTATAAATGGGTCGTTAAAACAGTTGCTAAACAATTTGGTTTGCATGCGTCGTTCATGCCAAAGCCGATCGCAGGTGCAAACGGGAACGGTATGCATACGAATATTTCATTATTTGATATCGAAAAAGGTGAAAATGCCTTTTACGATGAGAGTGATGGCCGTGAACTATCTGAAACTGCGTATCAATTCATTGGTGGCTTGATTGACAATGTAAAAGACTTTGTTGCAGTCATTAACCCATTAGTCAACTCTTATAAACGTTTAGTGCCAGGCTATGAAGCACCTTGTTACATCGCTTGGTCAGCTTCAAACCGATCGGCATTAATCCGTATTCCAGCGACTCGCGGTGCCGGTACTCGTGTTGAAATTCGTTGCCCAGATCCTTCTGCAAACCCATACTTAGCATTTGCAACAGTTGCCTCAGCTGGTCTTGATGGTGTTGAACGTAACGTAACTGCCCCTGAAGAAGTTGTAGATGATATTTTCAGTATGTCCGATGCTGAACTTACAGAGCGCGGAATCGAAAACTTACCACCAAGCCTTGATGCTGCACTTGATGCATTAGAAGAAGGAAGAATTGGTAAGGAAACACTTGGTGACCATGTCTTTAATGAATATATGGAGTTAAAACGTGCCGAGTGGGATAGTTTCCGTACCGCTGTCCATGGCTGGGAGTTAGAAAACTACCAAACGAAATTTTAG
- a CDS encoding BCCT family transporter, which yields MENKASFMNIVFWVSAIVISFLVFVGAIFPQTFERFSNMIFDFTTYAFGWFYLIAVFLFVLFCLFLALSKYGRIKLGNDEDTPDYPFFTWVGMLFSAGFGIGLVFWGIAEPMSHFFVPPQPDIPELTDDAARVAMRYSFFHWGVSQWSVFTIVGLAIAYFQFRKKENGLISTTFNPLIGVGGKSPLRNTIDILAVIATVMGVATSVGLGILQINGGLTNVFGLPNATYVQLITIAVLLVLYLISSTTGLDRGIRYLSNLNLSLALILMVFVFIAGPTVFILNSFTLGLGDYISRFIEMSLRLTPYQGGTWVRDWTIFYWAWAIAWSPFVGGFIARVSRGRTVRQFVLGVLIIPPLIALIWVSIFGGTALHFDLFQNTAIAEAVNEDVTNALFVTFNELPLTLVASILSILLIFTFLITSADSATFILGMMTTGGSLNPPLVVKIIWGALIAAIAAVLLLSSGLEGLQTASLISALPFTIILIIICVSLFKSFQKEGKRKPKQKQK from the coding sequence ATGGAAAACAAAGCAAGTTTTATGAATATTGTTTTTTGGGTTTCTGCCATTGTCATTTCATTTTTAGTGTTTGTCGGTGCTATCTTCCCACAAACATTTGAACGTTTTTCAAATATGATCTTTGACTTTACAACTTATGCCTTTGGTTGGTTCTATCTCATTGCCGTTTTTCTTTTTGTACTCTTTTGCCTATTCCTAGCTCTTAGTAAGTACGGACGAATCAAACTTGGTAATGACGAGGACACCCCAGACTATCCATTTTTCACTTGGGTTGGCATGTTATTTAGTGCCGGTTTTGGGATTGGTCTTGTTTTCTGGGGTATTGCTGAGCCGATGAGTCACTTTTTCGTCCCACCACAACCAGATATCCCAGAGCTAACAGATGATGCAGCGCGTGTTGCGATGCGATATTCATTTTTTCATTGGGGCGTTAGTCAATGGTCGGTTTTCACAATCGTTGGGCTTGCAATTGCTTACTTTCAATTTAGAAAAAAAGAGAATGGCTTAATTTCTACGACATTCAATCCGTTAATCGGGGTTGGTGGCAAAAGTCCTCTACGTAACACGATCGACATTTTAGCTGTTATTGCCACAGTCATGGGGGTTGCTACCTCTGTCGGTCTTGGAATTCTCCAAATTAACGGAGGTCTGACAAATGTTTTTGGACTCCCGAATGCGACGTATGTACAGTTAATAACGATTGCAGTCTTGCTCGTGCTCTATTTAATATCATCCACAACTGGACTTGACCGTGGCATTCGTTATTTAAGTAACCTTAATCTCTCCTTGGCGTTAATTTTAATGGTCTTTGTTTTCATTGCAGGACCAACCGTGTTTATCTTAAACAGTTTTACCCTTGGACTTGGTGATTACATCTCCCGTTTTATTGAAATGAGTTTACGCCTAACACCCTATCAAGGTGGGACATGGGTTCGCGATTGGACAATCTTCTATTGGGCGTGGGCCATCGCTTGGTCACCTTTTGTTGGTGGCTTTATCGCTCGTGTCTCTCGCGGCCGCACAGTAAGACAATTTGTTCTTGGCGTATTAATCATTCCGCCATTGATTGCGTTGATTTGGGTTTCTATTTTCGGAGGAACTGCACTACATTTTGATCTTTTCCAAAATACAGCGATTGCCGAAGCCGTTAATGAAGATGTTACCAATGCCTTATTTGTTACTTTTAATGAATTACCATTAACATTGGTTGCTTCTATCTTATCAATATTACTGATTTTCACCTTCTTAATTACATCTGCCGACTCAGCAACCTTTATTTTAGGGATGATGACAACAGGTGGGAGCCTTAATCCACCACTCGTTGTCAAAATTATTTGGGGTGCGTTAATTGCCGCGATCGCAGCGGTACTTTTATTAAGTAGCGGACTTGAGGGTCTGCAAACAGCTTCATTGATTTCTGCACTACCGTTTACGATCATTTTAATTATCATTTGCGTTTCCCTATTTAAGTCCTTCCAAAAAGAAGGCAAGCGTAAACCTAAACAAAAACAAAAATAA
- a CDS encoding YfhD family protein, translating into MGRAHDQRPRDKNKATLPQTPRRDIAKTNDDLELAKEVNELYDLEAKPGFDVTAAKRKGNQK; encoded by the coding sequence ATGGGTAGAGCGCATGATCAACGACCACGAGACAAAAACAAAGCAACATTACCACAAACACCACGAAGAGATATTGCAAAAACAAACGACGACCTTGAATTAGCAAAAGAAGTGAATGAGCTTTACGACCTTGAAGCAAAGCCGGGTTTTGATGTTACCGCTGCAAAACGTAAAGGGAATCAAAAATAA
- a CDS encoding SDR family oxidoreductase, producing MTREERIPIQFPPQHQSVQPGLEWVMEPRPIAEDASYRKAGKLTGKTAIISGGDSGIGRAVAILFAKEGANVVIAYLNEHRDAFETKQRIEQLGQRCLTIAGDLGYEDVCRQVVSKTVETFGKVDIIVNNCAEAHPRDQLEEISAHQLIRTFQTNVFSYFYLTKAALRFLDEGSAVINTASEVAFEGQRNVLDYGATKGAIISFTKSLALNLVDRGIRVNGVSPGPVWTPLIPSSYPASDMLTFGYGTPMKRAAQPFELAPAYVYLASNDSRYVTGETIHVSGGMIAGC from the coding sequence ATGACGAGGGAAGAAAGGATTCCGATTCAGTTTCCGCCCCAACATCAGTCAGTTCAACCTGGTCTAGAATGGGTAATGGAACCTCGTCCAATTGCAGAGGATGCTAGTTACCGCAAGGCAGGGAAATTAACCGGGAAAACAGCAATCATCTCAGGCGGAGATAGTGGCATCGGCAGAGCTGTTGCGATCCTTTTTGCAAAAGAAGGTGCGAATGTTGTGATTGCTTATCTCAATGAACACCGCGATGCTTTTGAAACGAAACAGCGAATTGAACAACTTGGACAACGTTGTTTAACGATAGCGGGGGATCTTGGTTATGAAGATGTATGTCGTCAAGTTGTCTCGAAAACAGTTGAAACATTTGGAAAGGTTGATATTATCGTTAACAATTGTGCCGAAGCTCATCCGCGAGATCAGCTTGAAGAGATTAGTGCACACCAACTGATACGTACTTTTCAAACGAATGTATTTTCATACTTTTACTTAACGAAAGCTGCCCTCCGCTTTTTGGATGAAGGAAGTGCAGTTATTAACACAGCTTCTGAAGTTGCATTCGAAGGTCAGCGTAACGTTTTGGATTATGGTGCTACTAAGGGAGCGATTATTTCTTTTACAAAATCACTAGCACTAAACCTTGTTGATCGAGGTATTCGGGTGAATGGAGTCTCACCAGGACCTGTATGGACGCCGCTCATTCCATCAAGTTATCCGGCATCAGATATGCTTACGTTTGGTTATGGTACGCCAATGAAGCGGGCTGCACAACCGTTTGAGTTGGCACCGGCTTACGTTTATTTGGCTTCAAACGACTCACGTTATGTGACTGGTGAAACGATCCATGTTAGTGGTGGGATGATCGCGGGCTGTTAA
- a CDS encoding endonuclease/exonuclease/phosphatase family protein, which translates to MDISVLGFNIHHGRGMDLRLDLDRIAAVIKKSSVDICGLHEVDRQFSLRSRFQDQAVVLAQRLDMNVVFGPAITRGEDSQFGNALLSRYPISDYHHHVIGSARKRTEDRSIIEATVDLGGVEVICFVTHFSLNRDLHQKQVSFLTNRICVKEKPVIIIADGNRRPQFSGWVPLTHYVYDVWSSRKNGATFPATFPLIRLDYLFVSEHFDIRTAEVVKANPIASDHLPVKAVLNLKKDG; encoded by the coding sequence ATGGACATTTCAGTATTAGGGTTTAATATCCACCACGGTAGAGGGATGGATTTACGCCTTGATTTAGATCGGATTGCAGCAGTAATTAAAAAGAGCAGTGTCGATATTTGTGGTTTACATGAAGTTGATCGGCAATTTTCATTACGGAGTCGCTTTCAGGATCAGGCAGTTGTCCTAGCTCAGCGGTTAGACATGAATGTAGTATTTGGCCCGGCAATTACGCGTGGGGAAGACAGTCAGTTTGGTAACGCGCTCTTATCTCGTTACCCAATTAGTGACTATCACCACCACGTTATCGGCTCAGCTAGAAAACGTACCGAAGATCGCTCCATCATTGAAGCGACCGTTGATCTAGGTGGAGTTGAGGTCATTTGTTTTGTTACGCATTTTAGTTTGAATCGGGATCTTCATCAAAAACAGGTGAGTTTTTTAACGAATCGTATTTGTGTGAAGGAAAAGCCAGTGATCATCATCGCCGATGGCAATCGAAGGCCTCAGTTTTCTGGTTGGGTGCCGTTAACACATTATGTATATGATGTTTGGAGTAGTAGAAAAAATGGAGCTACATTTCCAGCTACTTTTCCACTCATTCGCCTTGATTACTTGTTTGTCAGTGAGCACTTCGATATCCGTACAGCAGAAGTCGTTAAAGCAAATCCTATCGCCTCAGACCATTTGCCGGTAAAAGCAGTTCTAAACTTGAAAAAGGATGGGTAG